GCTGTATTCCACGTAAGTATCCCCGCTACTCTGTATATAGGCCTAATGTATCTAATTGATGTGAAGTATTTGTAGTCgttgtatttgttttattttaaataagaatCCTCCTTTTGATGTATTGACTTTCAATTCACTGGCTTCAGTCCCTTTCTACATGCCTGGCTTGCAGAAAAACTTCACTTTATAGGTATATGCCTATTCAATCTAAAAAGTCGTCTCTGAATTTCAATAATGCACAATCACGCATTACATTATTATCTGGATGTTAAATGAGTCATACCGATAGATTTGTCCATCTGTAGTTTGTCCGTCATTTTTACATCAACCACGAGTCCATCTTCgtcatgaaaattgaaattgaattaattttttcttctaactTTAATCTTTTTTACAAGTAGAATTTCTTACACGGTACTCAATCATACAAACATCGGTCAAACCGGTAGCGGGTTCATCATTGAGTATGCTATTCGTTTGCTAAAATCGTtagtaaaatgaaaaaagtaggATTCATTCCAATCGGTTCGCTTTTTATCTATATCTATTATTTCTATCTATTTattagaaaaactaaaaaggtagaaaaaaaaaagacttcatGTTgcctaataaattttaaaatgctatTTTGTTTCAGGTAGTTCAGTTGATATAAACGTTTCGTCGCCAGTAGAAGACACACGTTGTCTGCTCAAACTGTAAAGTGTAACTAAGTACATTGATAATATTACATGTAAATGTATCCCGTTGGTAGCTCAGTTGgcagagcggtggactgtagatTCGATTCACGAAAGTTGGCTTCGTGAAAATACAAGttatccataggtcgctggttcaattCCGGCCCGACGGAATCCATTTTGATGTCACTCCCTTTTAACGCAGATCAAAAGAAGCGCAACAACGAGATTTTTTATAGCGATTCTACTCAGAATTATTCCACTAAAGTTAAAATGTATACATTATTGTTTTCGGTGCATACGGATAATGTGGAAACTTACttggaaatcaaaagaaagggAGCAAAAGAAATAGTCTGTTTAGGAAAGTGTGGCCGCCGGCAGCAGGTAAATAGAACAACAGGCGATAGCTGCAGGCAGCTGCTGGGCATTCTTGACGTATATTCATTGCAGGCGATCTGACCGCATTTAATACTCGACGTACCAGAGCTGGCCCAGAAGCCCAGAGGCCAGAACAATTAATACGATATTATAATATTCCCAATTCTTCAGTTTGGCATACGTGCAGCTAAACGGTAGCCTAATAGTTTTTTTCGCATGTGTAATCTGATCGAGATTTCAATTCTGTCCTTCTGTCAAGTTGATTTTCTCTACTTTTGCTGACCGAAATAAGTTTTTCTTTACGTTATTCGTACTATTCATTGAGGTTTGTGCGAATTGATGTGGTTGGATTGCAAACAATTAGTCAATTGACTTTTAATCGATTGTGGATGCTATACGTGAGGGAGCGGCATAATAAGGAAACGATGAAGGAAGAAGCAGAATGAAAGGGAATCATAGGAAGAAGGAACAGCGTGCGCATAGACTTGTCCACTCTGACTCTAATAACTTAatctataataaaaacacGGAATTACGATTAAAGGACAAAGCAGCAGTTGGTTTTTAGGTCATCAGTAAAAGcggatacaaaaaaaaaatcgctaaTCAAGGACAACATGACGATGTTTTAACATGGGctagaattttatttcattttttaacttaTACTCGTTAAACTTTGTTCAAAAGTTTTAGGGTTCATGTAGTTAGAGGCTAATAGCTTTCAAGATTTATGCGTAAAAATTAAAGTATtaggtaataaataaaagaagaataaaattaaaatttttaaatgtaactTATAACTATTTTTCTGACATATACAATCATGGTCATCAGCAGAATTAATCGAGAATAGCAACATATACATCGCTTTTAGATTGACATTGAACTAGGGGAAATTAGTCTAAGGTTAAATTTCTTTCACTAATCCTTGCAGTTCATAACCGGTTTCAAACGAGCCTTCAAAAATGTGAAAAGCGCACGTATAAAAAGGCAATATTTGGTTGGAATAAAATGTCAAAGCAAGTCCACCAGTATCACAAAAAACACTGCAGAAAAATTAGCGCAATAAATATTTGTTGATTTCTAGCAATAATGGATACCGATACCTATAAGGTAATGTTAAACTTCACGTCGGTTATGTTTgcattctaaaatttttttttttttttttttcgtagatTGTGTTGCTCATCGGAGCTTAAATTTGAGTTGATTTAACACGCTGAAGATGCCTCCCTGAAGAGTTCCTGAAATCTTCCCGGAACAAATGCGTTAAACCCATTTTACTTAAATTACGACAAGGATAACTTTAGTGTTAGTTACGTGAATGGATATGGCCAAAGTTGCAGGGAAAACGGAGGTAAGTAAGTTTAAAGGGTGAAGAATGAACATTTCGTAAATTATCTCTATATTCTAGGCTACAATGGATTCCGCTAGTTTAATTCTGCGTTGCATAACAGCAACTGTAAAAACAATTTGTATCCACTTAATCCTATAATGTGCTTCACAATAAATATCTATTATAGCAAATACAAACCTGGTGCATTCACTTAAGAACTTACTTACGTGAACAACTATTACTGAGACAAAGAGGAATTTTATCCGCTTGCTGATTGAATGACCAGTttctcactgggcaacaaatTAGTTAGAattatcgttattttttaacttaaaattcCATTGAAGTTTTTATTGACTGGTTTTATGTTTTCCGATGTTCATCCTACCAAATTTGAGCTGTCCAATTCAACAAAAAGCATAGATTTGAAGTTGCAGACTATAGGGGCGATATTTGAGATTAGGAATGTTTAAGAGATTTACTGAGTGTTCTCTAAGAAACAGAAGCACCATTTCATTCTTTAGTATTTATCCTTACTCTTGATGTTTTTGGACGAATTCTTCCAGCTGATTATTTTCTAGGGGAATGTGCAGCACTTCTGTTCCATCAGCAGTACGACGCATCCGCAAAAGCTTGTGATCTTTGAATTCCGTCAATTGGGCACGCAAAGTTAAATCGGAATTAACTAACATCTTATCTCGGCAGTCGCTGTAGAGCTCATGGAACGGAAATCCTTAAAGAAAACTTGTTAATCATTATTGATACTTTAAACGAAACGGAGACAAAAATATACCATGATAATTGGTATCATTATTGTTTTCAAGTTGTCGCTGGGCAATCAGAATAAAGATGGCCTTGGCGTTGAATGTCAACGAAGCGAAAACGTGAACGAGCGAGGCCAAACCGAGCGTAGAAGACTGTTGGACTAGGAGCGAGTTTTCGTACGAGATTTCTTCAGAGTACGGGGCGAAAGTGGTGCAGTCGAAATAAACAAACTTGGCCTGACTTAATTTTCGCTGATCCCATACTGTAATAACAATGGTATGGTCAATGAAAACAAGCCAGAACTAATTTATTTGAGTGTGCAGTTAACTTACATAAAGGAGTGTTTATGTGATCAGTGGAAGCGACGACGTGAAGACCGGGTGCAGAAGCTAGCCGACACAGGATTTCTTGTTCTCGACTAAACTGCAAACTAGGACCGTCCATATTGTGAATAATAATATAGGCTTCGACCTTTGAATTAGTGAACTCTTGTTCTATAAACTCCAGTTGTTCAACAGGGGTCGAGAAACCGCCAGAATGTTCCAAAATACCATCGGTTAAAGAATTGAATATTTCCTTTATAGTCAATCCAGGGAAATAACCATTAACGACGATTACATTTTTCCCATCAAGTAACCGAGTGCGAAATTCATCAATCAAATATCGCTTCGAGCCCAATCCGTAAACTAGAATGTTGAATCCTTCTCTGAATAAATCAATGGATAAAAATATGTTTAGTGTTAACAGAACTCTTTGTAACTTTCGCATTTTATGATTTTTGCGTATTTTGTTCACCTTAGAAGGAAAAACCACTGTAAAAACTGTTGTTGGTATTCCTTCATAAGAAGGATTTTCTCTTTAGAATGACAGTCGTCAAAATTTTCCATCAATGAATCGACAGCTTCTTGACTCAACCTAGGGTTGTTAAGACGATTCAGTGTTCGATCCGACGTATGCACAGCAGAACTTTGCGCCAAAAAGTAATCTTCCGTGTTAACACTGATATCCATCTGATTTTTTGCtgcttttaatttgatttgttttaaattttcctcaTCATCTGAACTAGAATCGCTTTCTGATCCATCACTCTCTGCATCGCTATTTCCTTCTAAAACTTGAGATGTCACcttgacaatttctgtttgaaaaaaaaaatgtctgtaaAATCTTTATGGACTATTAATGGTGTTCAAGTTATATGTTACTGTTTCTCAATTGTCGCCGAACTGTCTGTGGAGTTTGAGCAGTTGTGGATTTCCTTCCTCTGTCAGGAGTTTTCAGGGGAGTTTTATTTGGGGTTTTGTTGAGCCTTTGTTTCGAAGCCACAGATGTAGGAGTTTTCAATGGAGTTCTTAGAGtactcttattcttttttggagTCTTCCATCCAAATCCAAACAATTCAGCAGCTCTATTGAccacttcttcatcttcactgTCTCCATCTGTTTTCATCAGAAACATTGTTAATAGAATTGTAAATCATTAACTGacacacagaaaaataagtttaaatttataaattaatttattcttaCATTCTCCTTTAGGCATCACCTCTTCATCTGCAATTGGCTGGAATGCATCTGAACTTTCCTCGCTGGTCAATCCGTCTTCTGAAACTGTATATATTGAGCGGCCTAGTTTATCATCGTGGTGGTTAAACAATGTAGTAATTTTTTCTCTGGCTTGTTCAGCAGATTGACGAGAAGACCTCTTTCTTGTACTCAAATcacttgatttctttttctcggcgCTAGAATCTTTCTTGCTTGGCGTTCGacattctcttttctttcttgtagaTCTTAGTATGTCTTCTATGATGACATTGTCTAATTCTTCTTCTGATTCTTGAATGGTAGGCAAAGCCAATgatcctctttttttatccTCACTAGCCattgaattttattaatttgaacTGAACAAAACACAACAGGAACCAGCAGCTGTACCGACGAATTCTCGTGTCAAGAACTCACAagtagttttcttttgtttttgtttaaatggcGCCATACGTTATGCCTTTGATTCTATAGTTGTCCTAATGTAATAAAACTTAAGAATCGATTAAACAAATGTAAAatcatgaaattcaaattttgaaataatgtcAACTTTCAttattcataaattttttaatagtgacataattaataattttgatGAGGCAGCTCTAAACCATTATTATTTGCTGGATTAACTAATAGCAACATACAATCATCTCGACTCTCGAGTCTCGACTCTCGACCAAAACCACCAAAACTAGGTTGTTCAAGACTTCAAGGAAGTTGTGTGTTACTCTATTGTCTCTATAAcactgaaataaaaatgaacttggttatatgtattatttttgccaacattgaaaaaacattttgaatatacagGCCCCATTGGTCCCAAATATGAACAAAGAAAGTAATTAATAGACATATATGTTGAAGCTATACAGaatcaattttattgattagCCCTGGTTTGAGTGAATTCAATAATATTTCCAATAATTGCACCACTAACTTCCTGCACAGGTGGCAAAGTGCCTGGGTAGAGAAAATGCATAAGTTATAATTGGGTGTGGGCTCCAACCGTTACAAAATATTGTTACCTCTTATCCTTTCAAAAAGGGTTTCGAGATTGACATTATCAACTCCTCCTGATTCCCTGATTATTTGGCGAACCTGATTCTCTAGTTCAGTTCTTATCTGAGAATTTTGCAATCGCTCATGCAACTCTTGCCTAagccttaaatttttttaaataatgtagTCAAATGTGGTGAATAAACTACTGTGATATGATATCAGATATTTCAACTGAGTTTTACCTGTCTTTCTCGCCCAGGGCAACTAATTGCTTGTTTACAGATATAAAAGCAGCCAAAACGTCGTTGTGGTCACGGGGACTGTAGAAAGCAATCAACAGGATTAGGAAtatgaacaaaaacaaaaatattttatttgggattaaattttaaaaaacaaaacaataaatacTTCATTGTGGCCGGGTGTAGTTTGAACACcttaaatgaaacaaattttgtttcaagtttGATAGGATAACTCTTTGATGGGAAGTGTCAAAAGTTAttgattgtttgttgtttccaGGAGCGACTTCTAGCGTCAAGTTTTAgaactatttttaatttcttaactGTGGAAAAatcgaatatttttaaatttttgtttaagcaCCCAAGGCAACCAGGCAATCATTATCCACCGGTGGTACGCCAtccataaaaaaatcaataaacctTTGTAGAATTTGTTGGATTTCGTGAGTGTAATTCCGGAACAGAACATTAGCGATAAATACGTACAGTTACATTACGAACATTTTTTCTGAAGGAGAATTTGCGAATGTCACATATACATGGCGCAAGAATATAATACAATTGTAGTTTTTcctttaaatattaaaaattaacgaaTGGGAAGAGAGCAGCTGAACGTGCATTCGAAATTGCACGTCTGCAGCTACTCAACTTCAGATTTCTATTGCATCGAATcgatgtaataataattgcaGTGCATAGTTTCATGGTCGGCAAGGGGAGATTGGAATCGGAGAGAACTTTATATGATGCCAATAATTGGGCGGTCGgataaatttcaacaaaacagcgcaaaaataaatgataataaccccatttaaaaataaaaaaaaaaataataataataataataataaagaaaacaaatagtaTATATAGTTAGCCGAATAAATTATACTGTCCCAATAATTTGGCCAATCCAGCTAGCGGAGATTGCATTCCGCGCAGAACCATATCGCCAATCTGCGGTGTTGGAGCGGGTGCCGGCTGAGAAGGGGGCGGAAATATGGGCGGAGGTTGAAGTACGGGCGGTGTTGCAAGGACTGGAGCCAGCAGGGGCGAGCCGGAGGACGgaagaggtggtggtggtttatTGACTGGAGCTGAAGCTGGGGCTAATTGAAGTTGCAACTGATCGATAGGCGTAGTTGCCGGAGCGGTGCACATCAGATCGCGATAATCAACACCGGAGGAAGAGGGCGGAATCTCTGTGGGGGGTGTAGATACAACACAATCAAATTATATTTAGCCGAAAGCATCAAATCAACTGGATCGAAACTCGCCTCCACCACCGaaggtttttctttcatgTATATAATCAATACGAGAGAAAAAGTTTACAAATGAAATTGAGCTGCGCTGTACATACCGCAGAGTCCGGGATAGCGTCTGGACGTGGCCAGTCCTTCGTTGATGCACATAGTTTGCCCAGGCCGACCTGTCCTGTACATGGTGGCACCGATAACGTTCCCTCTGCATCCCAGCACAAACCCCagcacaaacaaaaagaaaaacggatggTCAAACATTCGTGGTTTCTATTAGATGGGCTCAAAGTTTTGAGCGAGCCCAGCATCAGCAGCGGGCTCTCGACTGTATATAATACGTTCAATGTtctatgcacacacacacatatgcaTATATATACGTcgacaaaatgaaatcaaatttaacaaaaaagtaTATGACGGGGAGGAGCGCGGGGAGAGCTTGCCATTCAAAACTCACCCGGGCCCGTAGTTGCAAACATAAAGTTTGGTATATCCACGCTGCGGGTCACGAAAGTAAGAGTAGCCGCAACCGACAGCGTACGTTTCGCTCCAAGCAATCTGCAATTTAACATGAATAtcaaagaaacgaaaagtttgattagtttttcccatttttttccatccgGGCCGTCCACCGGCCACGGTCAGCTAGATGGGCAAAAGTCTGAATCTTTTTATGTTGATTAAGACTTTATTTTTCCCGCGTCCGCACTTAAGTTTGTATTTAAAGACTCTTGGTATATGTATCCAGCCAAAAAGCGCAGCTCAAAAGATTTCTAATGACGCGTGtgatgaaaatagaaaagaaaagaagaaaagaacattttattatatttgaaaattttcttttcgcgCCATTTTTCTCGGCTGCTGCCTTGATTCGACGGAAGTTGAGCTCTCTTCTTTTGTATGTGtgtgagagagggggggggattcttttatttataagCGCGCTtataaactctctctctctcgagagAGAGATGCACATCAGGCTAACTACAATACGATCAAGTTGCTTTCAGGATCGGCCCACCAATAAATAACGAGGCCAACGGAATCAAAAGGGACGGGATATGGATGGATGCAACTCGAGCCGgaagaaaagtcaaaatgaTCCCGTCGGAaacttactttttcttttggtttttggtttttaagaATCAGATAAGAACTATTGTTTGTATATTAATATCAGCGTTGAtatgctgctcctgctgcgcTGTAGTGAATGTCTAACTCCATGCACACGTGAAGCCACTTTTCCAAAGCCCCTGCTGTTTACTTATTCTTCCGTGCATATATCCAGGAACTCTTTCATAAATGCTCAAATGGATATGATTTTTGATTCATGATGGCTCATTAATCAATGAGAAAATTCAGTTTAAACCTGATGCATTTAGTTGTGCGAGTTCTATCGAATACTATTAATATACCCTTCATTAAAACTCCTTTTCCCTCCGCTTTGTTTGCTGTCTCCAATTATATTCCTGGAATCCAAATCTCTCACACatctaattttaattttattctgaAAACAAGTTGCATAATGATTCAACTGCTCGAATTTCATCCAGGGCTCCGAAGCGGGACACAGCGCAAACAACAACCTTCCTATTTTTTGCAATCAAATAAACAACCAGAtggcaaattaaatttccctGATTACAATCTGGGTTTCGACACTCTTCGCATGATTTCGtttgatgtaaaaaaaaataaaataaaataaattagtgTGAAGGAATTGtcctttcatttctctttaaaattgtcttaaaaaaaaaaaaaaaaaaaaactaacatttttatttgttgtcttAATTTGGCTCTCGATGAAAACTTGGTTAACATTGTTTCACGGCGCGGAAAGTATCGCCCATCCAAGCGAACACACAAGGTCTACACTACTACTAAAATACAATCAAACAGCGcgccatttctttaaaaaaatatttgatcgaTCGATCCGATTCTCGCAGCTGACCGGTCGGGAACAAGATTAAGAATGTTGCGAGCTGTTGCTGTGGGGAATATACATATCGGACCTATATACCACTTATACTCCCCTAAATTATGCAATCGATTTTTTGGGGGTCTTGGATTTCCCAGTTGGTGCGGATGATATTTGTCGCATTATTCCGATTCGAGTCGTGCGAGTTTCGAGTGCAATCGCccggattaaaaaaaaagcgagtCACGCCATGTCAATCAAACTGGGCAGCCAGCAGCaaagattgaaaaatgaaattggtaCACACATATGTATACAAGAGATTAACATCCAATAACAAAAGTCTCTCCTCGCTCTcgtttcttgttctttctaTATATCTCTCCCCCCACCCGCTGGTCTATATAATTCACAAcatgattaaaataaaatttcatttgaaattcacaTATTTACTGCTGGGAAGGGTGAACAATataaggaataataataatggtcAGTGGGCGCGGCGTGAAATGAAAGAGAGTGCTGCTGTTATATAGTTTGCAGCAGATTTAGACGAGGTCTCACCTGCGAATAGTGTCCCGCTTGGCGATTGAAGTTGAACGGATCAATGTCTTTTGGCCGAAACCCGATTTGAGTCACCTCATTAAACCAGGCTTCGATTTGGCGTTTGAATTCTGGTTCTTCGCCAGTTGGGCTCGGCTTGTCAAACGTCCAAGTGGCCGCCACATTCTGGCCGACGCTGAAtcgatctgttttttttttttgtttttttggtttgtttcgggataaaattgattattttttagagAGTGATGTTTtatatgaaataataatcatagtcATTTGataagctgccgagaaccgaAATCTAAAATACCGATTGGCATTTATTGGCCTGGCGCCCATGTCTGGCATTTTTTCGGGCTCCCGTGAGTATATTCAAAtgcaaatgaatttaaatacaAGTCATGTAGTATAACCTTAGCCTATACCTGTTCTTCGGAGACGGTCGTGTCCAGCGTTGCATTGATCTGCCCACCTTTGAGCAATAGCCGCCAGTTCTTCATCCCAGACCTGATTCCAACaaatgcaataaaaacaacaatacaCAAATGATTTTTGCGACACATATTTTTCCAGACAATTTTGATTCATTCCAAatgtataaaataaatgaatgaataaaacTATAAGAGGTGAACCTACCAGTTCTCGCATGTCCAGCGAGGGCGGCTGGCCTCGTATTTGACCCAAGGCTAGCATTTGCCGCAACCGATTATGAGTCTCCAGAATGACCTGCTTATCGTGACAGCTCATTCCGCTCGCgccttttcaacattttaaaaatttcaaaaaaataataataattgcaaAATATAATCTCTCTTGCGTAACTGTATGCAACGTGATTGATATGTTGTCGAATTCcgagaaataaacaaaaccaaCCCAACAACATACAGGATTttgatgtttttaaaaataaatgaaaaatgaaaaagactcACGAATGAGTGTTTTGCCACCGCAACTTCTCGGCGTGTAGACGCACATGGTGTGACTCGGATCGACGCGCTGATAGTCGCAGGCGGACGCCGATCCCAACAGGAAACAGCAAATAAAACTGACGGCCACGAcggccagctgctgctgctggacgggctgttgctgctgctgttgtgtttTGATCCTATACAAGGACATTCGATATGGTCAATGCTGGCCTCATCCTCAATAAGGAAAACATAGAACCTAGTGTACGGGGTTTGGCTTTAAAGACATACGTATGCTATTTTCTAAATAGCCAATTCGAAAGTTGCGCATATTATAAAAGCCCATTATAGCCTCATCAGGTTCGGCTACCCCATTTCTCTTTCAAGCGCGAAACCGTTTTCGccaaaaagatgatgaaataATATACCAACTGATTTGCATGCGGTCGGGCACGTGTTCGAATCAAACGATAACATCTGGCCCGACCCAATCCCGTTCTGTATATTTAATTTCTGCATtgcgaaaaattttaaaaaagaaaacacgtcGAAAGGTGAGAGCTGCAgatcaaaaaaagataacgccatagcgtgaaaaaaaatatatagaataATAACAAGGTTGTCAGTCACACTGAGACACCAGCAcacagtggtggtggtgggagagGTTGGCCGTGAAAGTTGATTTCAGTCTAAGGTTGAAACCAGACccctcttgtttttatttttgttattttcaaattttagattttcGCGATGGCATATGGCCGTCGTTTgggtcgggaaaaaaaaacctttgacACAATTGGTCGTgacgcaaaaaagaaaagaaaatcccgTCTAGTCGGAAGTGTGCGGGAATTGATAATAGCCCGCCGTGAGACAGACTATATACGGCCAAGGCGAAGCAGGAAACAACAGCACGCTGGGCGAGGAGAGAATAATAGCAGCCAGCCAGCTAGCCCAACTCTCTCACACGAAaggagttgctgctgctgctgctgctgtggcggAGGTCTTTCACGCCCATGCGTCGAATATCGGCCAaggtctttcttcttcttcttcttcttcttcttcttcttcttcttctttgaaaaaagttccgcGCTGCGGGCGatcagccgccgccgccgtttgCTGATGGGCGCTGCCGAGCAGTTGTCCTTATAATTGAAGAGGTTTCGCGTGAATGATGACAACGACGACGGCGGAGAAAAAAGACACGCGCGCGTGACATCATCAactggttttatttttcgttcagtttatttcaAGGGAAGGAGGTTAGATAAACGTTATCTGCGGCATCGAATGCTGTCCAGGGTGGCCGTCACATAGCtttagatattttttaaaatttacaatcGATGGCCAAATAAATGATGGCGTTCTCCGTGACCTCTGCCCGCGggaaatgattgaattttgactcgAGCCAATAGATGTTGATCTTTGGCTGtgtggaaagagagagaaggttgATATGATTCATTCATTGGAGGCCCCCTCCAGCTGACGGACGTCCAAATGCAACATAACATCAAGCCCAGCGTGAGTTGGCGGAACACGATCGGGCCACGGACGCGACGTGGGGCCGGTCGTCGCGGGCGGTCCCGACCGCGCGGCGCTgcttcacttttctttttcaaaagtttctaGCCTTATTTGTGAATCACTGCATGTAGTAGTACTATACTACCGCgttttcaaatcaatcaaatcaattcgCGGGGCGTGTCGCGTAGGCTACACACCGCAAACGAGAGTTGCATCACAAAGCGGCCGGCCGGCGTCTATTTGATTTTACcgttcttttacttttttgaacGGGCTTAATATGAATGAATATGACGAAGGTGTTGAGAGAATATAGCAGACGACCCAGCACTAGCATCAGACTTCTTAGCAACACGGGCCAGTCTGGTGATATGGCGCAACGTTCAAGGTAAAAATGTGCGTAGACTTTTTGagagttggaaaagaaatttgtggTGGGACCTTTGAATGAATGGGCGGAACGGGAGTGGGCGCGGGAGTATTTATATGCGTGCAGGAGAAAAAATATCTATAACTcatttataaataataatggcGACCGGGGCCACTACCCCACCTGCATGTTGGCAGCCACCGGTTAACAGCAACCGGAGGAAGAAATATGGGCGTGATGATGGCAGGTCTCTCTTAATAAAAGATTTGATATTACTATACAGCATATACGTATACGACAAaaggaagctgctgctgctgctgctgctgctgccgagagGACTCTAAACAATTAGCAAGTTCTCGGTAattcagaaataaaataaaagtgaagGTCCGCGCGTTGAAATGCTCACGTCATGTTCCCCCCTCCTTTTGATGTCTAATTAACTTTTGAACGCTCG
The sequence above is drawn from the Daphnia pulicaria isolate SC F1-1A chromosome 1, SC_F0-13Bv2, whole genome shotgun sequence genome and encodes:
- the LOC124321198 gene encoding uncharacterized protein LOC124321198, which codes for MTTCVDRSGSSAQTGRLSSSIRFMIKTQQQQQQPVQQQQLAVVAVSFICCFLLGSASACDYQRVDPSHTMCVYTPRSCGGKTLIRASGMSCHDKQVILETHNRLRQMLALGQIRGQPPSLDMRELVWDEELAAIAQRWADQCNAGHDRLRRTDRFSVGQNVAATWTFDKPSPTGEEPEFKRQIEAWFNEVTQIGFRPKDIDPFNFNRQAGHYSQIAWSETYAVGCGYSYFRDPQRGYTKLYVCNYGPGGNVIGATMYRTGRPGQTMCINEGLATSRRYPGLCEIPPSSSGVDYRDLMCTAPATTPIDQLQLQLAPASAPVNKPPPPLPSSGSPLLAPVLATPPVLQPPPIFPPPSQPAPAPTPQIGDMVLRGMQSPLAGLAKLLGHPRDHNDVLAAFISVNKQLVALGEKDRLRQELHERLQNSQIRTELENQVRQIIRESGGVDNVNLETLFERIRGRSIYTVSEDGLTSEESSDAFQPIADEEVMPKGEYGDSEDEEVVNRAAELFGFGWKTPKKNKSTLRTPLKTPTSVASKQRLNKTPNKTPLKTPDRGRKSTTAQTPQTVRRQLRNKIVKVTSQVLEGNSDAESDGSESDSSSDDEENLKQIKLKAAKNQMDISVNTEDYFLAQSSAVHTSDRTLNRLNNPRLSQEAVDSLMENFDDCHSKEKILLMKEYQQQFLQWFFLLREGFNILVYGLGSKRYLIDEFRTRLLDGKNVIVVNGYFPGLTIKEIFNSLTDGILEHSGGFSTPVEQLEFIEQEFTNSKVEAYIIIHNMDGPSLQFSREQEILCRLASAPGLHVVASTDHINTPLLWDQRKLSQAKFVYFDCTTFAPYSEEISYENSLLVQQSSTLGLASLVHVFASLTFNAKAIFILIAQRQLENNNDTNYHGFPFHELYSDCRDKMLVNSDLTLRAQLTEFKDHKLLRMRRTADGTEVLHIPLENNQLEEFVQKHQE